The Erigeron canadensis isolate Cc75 chromosome 1, C_canadensis_v1, whole genome shotgun sequence genome segment TTAACCTCCCTTATACACTGTCGAagtattgagacccaaaactCGTAAAAGACGCCGAAGtagaatttttttcttttgtatttgtaacttaTGTAGTAGATTGTACAAGTGTAGAGTAGAGGGCAATAATGGTCACCGAACGAACTAACTTTGAGGCTACTACGACGTACGTACTTGGCATTCAGCAATACCATACACCCCATCAGCCCATCTGACTCTGTCACTCTTTTGTTGTTGTTTCCTTATTTTGCAAATACAAGTAATAATTGCCGATAACACCCCTGCTTTTATGAAATCGTCAACCTATAACCCCAAAATAAAGCGTTGCTTAcacttcaaaagttttataGTTAGCCCTTTTTGGTCATGTAGTGGTCACTTTTTGACCTAATAAAATACAACATAGCTCTTTTACCGAAGGTCTCGTATTTGACAGAAttggatattattattattgttgttgttaatttgtttatttgattttatcttttatcttttttatattttgttaaatgtgttgttattatttatcaaaCAATCATGTTTCTGTAGCTATGCAAGCAATTTAGCTAATGGTTCGTTGATGATACCGAGCTTCGTCAAGTACTAATTTTGAATGATGGTCGATGGTACAAATGATAAGATTTATTATACTAGTTTcagattttaaaatttcattctgtgtataattattttgcaaaatcatattataatatacatgtaaacaaaattcatttattaaatGAAGGCTCGAACTTGTTTAAATTTGACTTGAAACCAGATTTTAAGAGTCGAACTTTAATAGCTTGAATTGTTTACAACCTTgtactatatataatttgattctTAGATAGTTAGATTGGACAAGGAAAAACAATTACACTAGTAAAAAAGTACAAGTGTTACCcttctttatatttaataataaggTGCTCAGCGCAAAAATACACAAACTACAGGGTGATTGTTGAAACTATTTCGATGATATAAACAGGCCACTTCTTGAGTTAAGGAAGACGTCGAAGCACACGAGGAGAAAGCGCTTCTCCAAAACGTCACCGtttcatattatattttggTACAATATTCTCTTTGTCATCTAAttcatctatctatatattatgtatgcatgttttaattatatatttcatgTTTTAATGATTATATGTGATGCATTATATTATATAGGCTACTGTTATTATTCAATTTTAATGGATTATTTAAGCTGCATTATTAGTATTTGATTAAGAGAGATCTGAATTATGGCTAGAAAAATTGTGGTTTCATGGTCCAAATAGggatttgtttatgttttggtttgttttagAAAGGCCTCATATATATAGCaaaactaatttaattttaCTATTTACAACTATTGCTAATCTCAAATAAATAATCTGAAACGTACTTTTTGATCATAAATCCATTGTCTCTttcatattttattgtttttaattactGCATGTGATTGAATATTTATAACCAAAGAAACGGGAAGATGAAATGAGAGTGTAATGAATTCTGATTAACCCCATTACTAGTGTACTATTAGGAATGACATAATGGACcaatggaatatatatatatatgtgtgtgtgtgtgtgtgtgtgtgttatatgTTGCTAGTTCATTCAAGTAGAAAACTGTTACAAAGCTTTATAACTTTTGAGAGACGTTATTATCAAAATGACTTGTTGAAAGAGCGTTATTTCATATTTCTGTTGATGTTTACACTTAACCAAAACGGTCACATGTGAACTAAAGTATGTCATAAGTTAAACTTGAATAGAAAAACGAAAATTTGACGCCTTTGCATTTTAAGTTATACCATGTGTCTTTACTCTCAATGGTAGAAGTACATACAAAATAGGGGTAGCCGCCTAGCCGGGCTGTGGGTGGGGGTGGGGGTCTTAAATAAGAAATAGAAACTACCAAAAGTGCCAAAAACTTGTAACCACAACTAAAAATGGccaaaaatccttttaaaaaatgctaaaaaaacgTAACAAGTGGGTTGTCATCTTTGTTTTACACGGATACAACACTAGTGATGAAAATAATTGTGCTACAGGTCTCTTCCAATCTTGAAACTGATTAGTCTCATACGACtcgattttgatttttgaaataaaatagtTTAGCTACACGTACCGTACAACAAGAAGATATTGTTCAAATCTTATTAGAGTCACATGCTCGACTTTTCCCGACAACATTGATCTCTCTCCGTTTACtcattattttttgttgttaattggcatgttttttgaaatttgaGAAAGTGATGCTGATACTATAGTGAAAAGATCTAAACTATCTTAAGCAGTTAGGCTCTAATAAAGCTAATAAGTGCACCACTCTGCGGTACTAACTCtagctaatataataataatgaattgcCAGAAAACTATAAAGTAAGGAAAATAATTTAATGTATGGTACGACGACCTAACACAATCAATGAACGTCATTGTTACCGAATGAGctgaatataattttaaaatatctttaattaattgttgGCACCTCTGTAATGATCAATGCATTGTTATAAACTGTACATGGTATTACACTATTACTACATATGGCAATTGATCTCCCCTTTAGACACAAAATCTAATAACTTGAATCGTGACATGCAGGTTAATATGTTCTCTTGGCTAAAGCCCAAGATTTAACTGCAAGTTTTGAACTTACTGTTTTGGTAATGGTCGTATATAGATAGACTAGCTTATGGGTCTGATGCAAGGGCATCTAGATGAAACTAATGTTGCAAGTCCTTTTATGTGTCATGTGTatttgttgttacctgaaatctCAAGATTTTGGTGTTTTAAtgcaattttatttatattgatatgTCTATCTCTGATATCTCATAAATGAGTGTGGTGGGTGTATGTTTAGAGTTCTACAAAACGTTCTAAGCTTTTCATGTGAAAAATGATTTAAGTGTGTAGCTGTGTCTTGTGTGACCAAAACTATTAGTACTTTACTAATCTGAGCTAAATGAGAACTAACATTTAAGTTATACAACATTTACCTTGATGcaaaaaaaatttgaacttcCCTGGGCTTTTGGCAGTGAGTAATATTGTGCATCAGCTAATTTAGTTTCGTTTCATTTGTTCTCTTTATGGTAAACTCGATGTTGCAGAGGATAAATGTTTTCAAATACTACATGGATATTCTGCAGCATTGAAAGCAAATTTGGTTTTACCTCAATGTCTGTTCTAGTTTTGGCCGATCCATTCTTATTGTAATTTCTTAAGTGGTAACTTTGTTTCTATAATTTTCCAACAGGTTAAATGGGTAAAATTCTGAAACTTTGATAAACTAGAAACATGTCAAGTGTACCAAAAGTCACCCGAAGTGCTTTTAATGTTTGCTTTTTTATACTGTAATTCATTTTCTACTGAAACTATTTGTCAAATTAAAAACTGTATGTATTGACCCAAAccagttttgacccattacccaaaccAGTAACCCGGTCTATTTTGTCACATCTTCTTGTCAGTTTCTAACAAATTCTTACCATTGCTGTTGTTTCCTATCAGAATATCTTTATATACCATATAAGGTGAACCATGTTCACATTGCATTAAGTGTCAAAGGAGccatttaagtatttaactgGTCTGTATTTAACATCTTGTAGGTTGAGTTGTCTCATCAAAACTCATCAGAAGACAACATGGGGGCAGGAGGGCGAATGCCTGTCAACAACACCAAAACTGAACAGAAGAACCCTCTTTCTCGAGTCCCATCTGCAAAACCTCCCTTCACAGTTGGTGACCTCAAGAAAGCCATCCCACCCAACTGCTTCAATCGTTCCCTCATCCGTTCCTTTTCGTATATGGTATACGACCTTATTGTTGTCTTTCTGCTCTACCATGTCGCCACCACTTATCTTAACCTTCTGCCGTCTCCCTTCTCCTATGTTGCCTGGCCCGTTTACTGGATACTTCAAGGATGTGTCCTCACTGGAATTTGGGTCATAGCACATGAGTGTGGTCACCATGCATTTAGTGATTACCAGTGGGTTGATGACACCGTGGGCCTTATCCTCCACTCTGCTTTACTCGTCCCCTACTTCTCGTGGAAATACAGCCATCGCCGTCACCACTCCAACACCGCATCACTTGAGCGCGATGAAGTCTTTGTCCCTAAACCCATAACAAAAATACCATGGTTCTCTAAATACTTTAACAACCCACCGGGCCGTTTGATAACTTTACTTGTCACGCTTCTGCTCGGCTGGCCCTTGTACTTGGCTTTCAATGTATCTGGCCGGCCATATGATCGTTTTGCATGCCATTACGCTCCTAACAGCCCCATTTTCAACACCCGTGAAAGGGTCCAAATTTGGATTTCTGATGTCGGGCTTGTTGTTGTTTCATACGTGCTATATCGTGCGGCTATAACCAAAGGCCTTGTGTGGCTTATATGTGTCTATGGTATCCCATTGCTAATTGTAAACGGTTTTCTTGTTATGATCACATACCTTCAACACACACACCCTTCATTACCTCACTATGATGATTCCGAGTGGGATTGGCTAAGGGGGGCTTTAGCAACCGTGGATCGTGACTATGGTGTACTAAACAAAGTGTTTCATAACATAACCGATACACATGTGGCACATCATTTGTTCTCTACGATGCCTCATTATCATGCCTTGGAAGCAACGAAAGCGATCAAGCCTTTGCTTGGGGAGTATTATCGGTTTGATGACACCCCATTTCATGTGGCAATGTGGAGGGAGGCGAAAGAGTGTCTTTACGTTGAGTCGGATGACCAGAAGAAAGGAGGCGTCTTTTGGTATAAGAATAAATACTAATGAAGTAGACTTGTATCGTGTTTTATGTATAAGTGAAGAACCAGGTAATATTGTAGGATGTGTTTACATGTATGTGTATGGTCTATTGTAAGTTGTAATATGGTCTTTGTTGGTTGCATCTGGCAATGAAAACTTGTTTCAAAATGTGTTGTGAATAGTTCCAGCaacctttaattttaacttGTATTATCTATAGGTTCGAGACATGTTACGGTTAATTATATTGTGTAAGTGTATTTGAAAGTTTCAAAAAAAGACCAAAAATTAGAAGAAAAGCAAAATGAATGGCAATAACAAAGGCAGGATACAAAAAGAGGGCTTTGACAGTTGGGGACTTTGACAGTTGGAATTTCAATATTGAAGCAATCAACCAGTCAAGAAAGTTTCATTCACTCCATCTTTTTTGCATACATTGTCTTTCCTAAATATAGAGTAACTTAAAGAAAACTTACTCTAGGAATCAGGAATCTCATATATTACATTTACATGTTTTCTGCATTTGGTGATACTTTCTACTAGTTTGTTAGGGACTAGTagtcataaaataaaagagaacttatgtatatatatatatggtgaccCATAACAGAAACAACTCACCACGTATTTTCTTAAATGTgtataaaagttttgaaataaattaaaaatatatagtcgATTTATATATCATACGAACATCACAAACATATACCAATTGCCCCGTTTATTAAAGGTTTTGACGTAAACTATAAGCAAACAACTACATGTAGATACAATGTGTAAAGGATAATTTAAAGGGAAATCAATGATGAATATATTGTTTGATGTTTTCAAGGTTACAAGCTAGGCCTTTTTATTGGGCAATTCTAGAAATCGCTAAAATTGattgcaataaaaaaaaaatctcatattTGATTTCCCTTTAAATTAACGATCGAAAAGTTCGTTAACTTGGTTGTCATGATTTCCCTTTAAATTAACCAAGTTAACGATCGAAAAGATCTCACTATCTCATACTCCACAGTCCACACATTTTACAATTTAAAGTATCGAAAATTTGGGAATAAAACCTCTAAGTCAAATTATGCCTCCAAATAAAAGAATCTGGTCATGAAGCTCACATATGCCTCCAAATTTGGGAATGAAACACACCACCACACATTGTCTTTATTATTTGTCAAAACTAATTTATCATGTATTTTGTCATTGATTATCATGACTATATCTTTGACGTTGTATATTACCATTTCTAGCAGGGATTTCCTAACTTAAGTAGAATTGTTCGGCATCAAGATATTATGAGCAACTTTGCCTTACAAGCTAGTGTTTCAAATCTTTGTTTTTGTGATGATGTTACATTATGATAAAGATAAAACAAAGATATGTGAAACTTGTGAACCACATCAGATATCACCAAATCTGTTATAAAGATTGAATAATTAAATGCTAAAaaattgtttgttaagtttttaattacataatattatatgatatttctttaattgATGAGGAACCTAATAACCAAAAATTAATGACATAATAATAAGAAGTAAAGATACACTTTAAATATATTCCTAACATACGGAGTATTGTTAACTTCACAATACAGGGACAAATGCACACAAGTAAAATCTGTCCTAACCGACTCAGATCTGTTACGTAACGCAATATCAGCGTGTCATCCAATCTCCACCGTTCATTTTTCATCTCATCTCGTCCGTCCATCTCATCATCCCATctgcctataaataccctccTGCACCCGTTACCTCCCACATAATGATAATCTATCCAAAAAATTTCTCACATCTCAACAGATAAAAAGAAAATCCAAAGCAATTAGTAATTCTGAAATCCAAAATttacataaaattcaaaatcaaaacgttATAAAAATCTGATTtgtatacatacacacacacatatatatatatctatataggtATATCAATTGTGAATTGATTCCAATTTATTcagttagggttagggtttggtGATAATATGATAGATCAATCGCAGATGATGAATAACAATCAGTCACAGATGATGAACATGAGCCAGCCGTTGATTAATCCGTACACACGTGTTGCTGCGGGAGGCGGTTACGGCGGCGCGTGGATGCACGCGCCGGTAGATCAGGTCCAGTTTATTAACCAGCAAAATATCAAGGCATCTGGATATGTTACGTCacgtaacaacaacaaaaattgGAAGGCTAAAAAaggtaataacaataataataatatgaatttgaataatattaataataataacaagagtAGTATTGGTAATGTTAATGTAGGAGGATATAATTTACCTTCGTTAAAGGAATTACAGCAACAGAATAGGTTAAAAGCGAAAAGATATATCAGTAAAAAGAAGTTTAATTACAGTAGTAGTAAATCAGCTCCGTTTGCTCCTAGGAACACGACGTCGTTTTTAATTCGTGCTAAAAAGGCTGGAGGAATTACTGATTTGGTGTCGCCTTGTCCGGTGACGCCTGCGGTGTTGCCTACGCCGATATTTTCGCCATCTAGGGAGGTTTTAGTTGATATGGCCAAGGAAGAATGGGGTGTGGATGGGTATGGGTCAATGAAAGGGTTAATTAGGCTTAGATCGTCGGGAAATGATGACGACGAAGAGGGCGGGTCGAGTGAGAGCGATGTGGAGGAGCATGTGGAAGTTGAGAGGAGACTGGATCATGATTTGAGTAGGTTTGAGATGATTTATCCGAATTACGGTAGTTATAATCTGGAGAATCGAGTGGATGATCAGGATACGCATATTGCGCAACTGGAAGAAGAGAATTTGATGTTGAAAGAGAGATTGTTTTTCATGGAAAGGGAGTTTGGGAATTTGAG includes the following:
- the LOC122578445 gene encoding delta(12)-fatty-acid desaturase FAD2-like, giving the protein MGAGGRMPVNNTKTEQKNPLSRVPSAKPPFTVGDLKKAIPPNCFNRSLIRSFSYMVYDLIVVFLLYHVATTYLNLLPSPFSYVAWPVYWILQGCVLTGIWVIAHECGHHAFSDYQWVDDTVGLILHSALLVPYFSWKYSHRRHHSNTASLERDEVFVPKPITKIPWFSKYFNNPPGRLITLLVTLLLGWPLYLAFNVSGRPYDRFACHYAPNSPIFNTRERVQIWISDVGLVVVSYVLYRAAITKGLVWLICVYGIPLLIVNGFLVMITYLQHTHPSLPHYDDSEWDWLRGALATVDRDYGVLNKVFHNITDTHVAHHLFSTMPHYHALEATKAIKPLLGEYYRFDDTPFHVAMWREAKECLYVESDDQKKGGVFWYKNKY
- the LOC122596060 gene encoding uncharacterized protein LOC122596060; the protein is MNNNQSQMMNMSQPLINPYTRVAAGGGYGGAWMHAPVDQVQFINQQNIKASGYVTSRNNNKNWKAKKGGYNLPSLKELQQQNRLKAKRYISKKKFNYSSSKSAPFAPRNTTSFLIRAKKAGGITDLVSPCPVTPAVLPTPIFSPSREVLVDMAKEEWGVDGYGSMKGLIRLRSSGNDDDEEGGSSESDVEEHVEVERRLDHDLSRFEMIYPNYGSYNLENRVDDQDTHIAQLEEENLMLKERLFFMEREFGNLRRRLQSLEMKSQQGGQGFVENDSENDSGSRGFGRSIDESNEPLEDNNEVNQCSDGVKDGKDSNESNKVENGLQGMDVMKGVADVRLEENVVKNDENVDAEATSGKMEDENANVDSYVD